ACTTCTGCAAGGCCGTACGAGCCACAAACGTATCTGGCAGTGCAGTTACTGTGTGTTCCTATCAAGGGTGGCTgaaggggcatttagaaggcaAGACAGGAAATTTGGGGCATATCTGTGCTCCTAAAGGCCCTGGGCAGGGGGCCCACATTGCTCCCACAGGTGTCTGGGGTTGGATGAGCTGGCAGAAGGGTGTGTGGATGTTCACTGCTCCTGTGGCGCAGTTCAGCTGGGCATAATGCCTGAACCATGTGTGATAGTGGTGCCAGAGGGTTTTCTGGgcatcttgccttgccttgctgtgtTTCACCTTCACAAGGTAAGTCTGCTAACAATGAAAATCTGCCTTAAAATCCTTTAATCTGGCAGATGGCCAGTCTAGGGTTTTACAGGGTGTTATAAAATTGAACTCCGTTGGATGTGTTCCAAGAAGAACTTTTACACTGCTCCAGTTGTGCAGGACTTTTATTTCTGTGGGGTGTTGATTTTTGTGCTTTCTTGCTATGTTCAGTCTTGTGCTAGAGTGCATTTAGATGCTGTTTTTACAACCTCTCCATTTTGACCCGTTTCCAGGATTGTTTGTTGCCTGAAGAGCAGCAAGACTGGAATTGTTTATAGACTCAATGGAGAGAACAGCGTTTACGTTGAACAGGAAAGCTTGGACTGGCAGCCTTTCTGCCTCACCCCAAATAAGGCTGACCATGTTAAAACGAAtcttaaaatacacagaaaccAGTGCAAACAAACAATACAGCCCTTTTAGAAAACCACTGTTTACAATGATTGTCATACTTGTCACACTTCCTCTAAAAAGCCACCTTGAGTGGTTTCAGTCCTAACTCCCAGTTAATGTTTCGATATTAAATATAATGCCTGAACAGtgaaagaatacttttttttcatactaCTTTCACTAAAGTTGGTCTGTAGCGTGAGTTCTGTTGACCATGATTTAGAAATCTTTGTTAAGTGGGTTGAAGTACTGTACGTGTAAGGTACTGTGTTCTGCTGCACTCTTTGGTAGAACATAGTGGACTCTTGTCTGTAGTCCACAGCTAAATCCCCTCATCAGCTAAAACATGTCTGAAACACACTTGTAAAAATCCTAGCATCCCTCTTTTCCccatggaaagcagctttgtaatACTCTTTCAAAAAACACCATTTAATCCTGCTTACCTCTCAGCTGGACTGGAGTCTTTTCTTGATCTCTTCTAGTTGAATATGGGTCAGTGGAAGAACAGTTTATGGTAGTATAATCTTTTTCATTATATAGGATCTGCTAATGATGTACCAAAATGTGTTGGTTTAGAACCCAGCTCCTTAAGCGTACTGTTGAGGTTAGTCAAGTAACCACAGCCACTGAAGTCGTTACCATTTGCCAGTTACTGCTCCCAGTTTAGCTGATAAGCTATTGTTGTGTTTCTCTGAGGCTGAAGTGGGTTGTTGAAGTGATAGTGTTATTGTCTGCTTACTTAGTACTCTCTTACCTGACTATTCCACTCTTGTCCCATGTTTAGCTGGCTCTTCGAGATGCACttctgaaaaagagaagacGGCTGCTGAAATAACAAAATGGTGATGGAGAGAACTTCTTCACCCTTCAAGAAATAGCCCTTGAAATTTCCAGGCACCACTACCCCAGAGGGAAAACGGGACTGAAATGCTTTGTGGATTTATCTTTGTTCTGTTCAGAATTACTAATTGAACACTTCCAAGCTGTTGGATGTTGCATCCACAGGACAGATGGAAGAGGCCTTAATCCTTGCGGGATTTTGAttattctgaaagcattttagGGAAGAAGGCAATTATCTTTTACTGAATATAATTTACTTACAGCTGATTTTTGTATGTGTAAGTATTAAAACATACAACCttattgtaaaaatattttccctgaagCAATTCCTGAGTAGgtaaatggaaggaaaaacaatatCCCAGCTCAGTCTGTAAAGTGTGTGCTTGTGTCTGCGTGTGTCCAAGGGATGTGCTTTTACAGGCCGAGCGAGCCGTTTTCTAAGCAGCTGTTTTTTACcactttaataataataaaagtaaattcTTGTAACACAGGTAAGTTCAAGTGAACAGTTACgatgaaaaatagttttgttatgatttatgaagaaaaccagaatgaaCTTAGAATATGGGAGACAGTTTTCATGTTGCCATTTAAATAGAAAGGTGCAGAACTGTGGACTCTTATTTTGCTATAAATGCATCTTGTGGTGCCTGAGTTTTGAAGTACAGATAAGAATAACATGGATCTGTGGATTCTTCATGTCAAAGATTGAACTTTTGCTTCAGCCTGGACTTGTGCTGGGATCATTAATGGGTTCTTCGCACCTTACCCAGCTGCCTGTCTTAGTGGAAACTTAAGGAAGTTACTTGTACCAGCCTTTGCCAAATTCTGTTAGGAGCAGATTGCCTTGTGCAGAGGAACAAGCACCACATACAGAGTAGAATGCAAAAGCATTTGCTAGGCTTGTTTTTACCTTTCTTCTTAGGAAACCATGTTAGTGTTTATATTCCACATGGGAATTCACTCGTCTTAGGTATGTTTATGTTGAATACACAATTGTGCTCATTTTAATTAGTATtggggggagaggaaagagggggcAGGGCTTGGTAGCCACATCTTGCTtcctaaagcaaaaaaagctcATAGAGGCTTTGGAGTAGAACTTCCTACAGCTTTGAACTTGGATCTGGATTCAGTGCTCTTGCTGAGGGCAGAACAGGTGTTGCTGCGTGggggtgggagctggagagGCGGTGGGTTCCGGAGCGGTAGGGGATGGAACgtggagcaggggctgcagtgCGGGGAGGAGGTGGGACACACTTATGTAACGCCCTCTGCCACTGTTCCCTCTTTCCCCATTacgggatggaactggatgacctctaaggtcccttccaacccaaaccattctatgagtctatgtcCTTCCGGAGACTGGAAGGGCAGCTCGTTTTACTGTCCTCTCTGAGCTGAGGACTGGTGGCATCTCCTCCTTGCTCTCCTCCCTCGTGTTTACCGCCTGACAGCGGCGGAGAGCCGCGCCGGGAGCCCTGGGGCTCGTTCCAGCGCTGGGAGTCGCGCTTTCCCCAAGGGGCCGGAGGGCGGTGCGGGaggcggccccgccccggggAGGCTGCGGCCAGGCTGCCATGGGGCCGCGggtgccgctgctgctgctgctgctgctgtgcggGGCGGTGGCGGCGGCCCCGCCGCTGTGCAACGTCAGCCTGGACAGCCCCGCCGAGCAGCGCTGGCTGCCGGCGCTCAGCCGCTTCGATCCCGCCTTCCTGCGCGCCGCTGTCGCCCGGGTCATCGCGTGAGTGAGGGGCGGGGGCCGCGCGGCCCGCAGAGACGGCTGCGgggggaccttagagcagctcccggtgctgaaaggggctccaggaaggctggggaggggctctgcatcggggagggcagggacagcagGAGAGGGAACAGCAGCTGAAAGGGGCAGAATTAGAGTAGAActtagagaaaaatgttttcctgtgagagtggggagggcACAAGTTGCTCAAgactaggttggatggggcttggagcccctgatccactgggaggtgtccctgtcccatgGCAGTAGGGTGGAACTgggctttctctttttctcttcttactaAAACCATTCCGTGGTTCCCCTTAGTGCCATTACGCTTGGCTGCTGAACTGCTCTGGGCTCAGAAATCAGGGGTGCTCGAGTGTTAAAATGGCCCTGGAATCTGGCAGTGGGGAGATCCTGGTAGGAGTTAAGTCTCCTCtgtatgaatcatagaatgttgaGGTTAGAAAAGCCCGCGtagctcacccagtccaactgtcagcccagccccaccgtgTCTGCTAAACCATtccccaaagtgccacagctacGTGgtttctgaacccctccaggggtggggactccaccactgtcccgggcagcctctgccagggcttctcCACTCTTTCCATCAAGTAATTTTCCTTGCTATCCAATccaaccctcccctggcacaacttgaggccatttcctctagtcctatcaTTTGAACGCTTTGTGCAGGCTGTACATGTCTGGGATGTGGGGAAGTGTGAGATGAGGTGAGGGATGGGCTGCAGGATGTCTGAGAGGGCAGGGGAGGCATGGATGGGTGGTCATCATCCACTGCTTCAGGTGATCAGGCATCTCCAGTATCCAGCTGGAAGGTAAAGACCCTTCTGTCTCTCAGCTAATGCTTCGAGTGTGTTTTGCAGTGAAAGAGTACCAAAATGGGTCCACGAAGTCATTCGTCCAATAGCAGCAGAACTGGAGTTCTTTATGCCACAACCTTTCGCGGGGGAAATCCTGGGACTATGCAAAGCACTGGGAATAAGCCTGGGAGATGGAGTCCTGCTCAACTTCGCCTACGAATCAACTGCGTAAGTCCCTGGTACTTACAGAAGATGGTAGGAGTGGATGTAGATTGGAATTAGCTGGACGTGAGAGAGCACACCCCAAGGTGGGCAGAGACGCGTGGCGGGTGGTTTGTACTGTCCTCATTCTCTTTTACATGTGCAGCTGGCAGGTTTTGTTGGCGTTAGGCAGTTTGTATCCTGAATTGAAGGAGAAACACGTAACAGTGTTTCTGTTAAAAAAGGTAATGTTTTTGCATGTATATAgctgtatagaatcatagaatagtttgggttggaagagaccttaaagatcatccagttccaacccccaccatgggcagggacacctcccactggatcaggctgcccaaggcccatccaacctggccttgaacacctccagggatagtatAATCCTATAAAAGAAATTAACTCCTGCTTTTAAGGAGGGGCCATCCATTCCAAGTATTTGGGTTCATTCATCTTCAAAGATAGTGTTATGTACTCTGTTGTTGTATTTCACCAAAAGGGAAACTAAGAGAATTAGGCGCAATCTGGTTATTTTAACCATTCATTTGTGATCAAGTTGTTTCCCAAAGCATTTCCTGGCTGAGTGGTTACCAGGACAGTGTCATGTAGTTTTTTGATTTGCCTAATGGAAAATGGATGTAGTATCTCTGACAGCAAAAGAATACTCAGTTTCCTTGTCTTTTTATCCCTAGCAGCACATACTTGAGAATAATAAACATTTGCTGTACCCTGTGAGAAtcctaaaaatatttctctgtatAGGTTTTAATAAAAAGTGGTATTTTCTTAATGTGGTATTCAgttaaagtgatttttttgtttttaaataaggaCTAATATCAGataagaaagtaatttaaacaCTAGCTTTCTTATTACCGCACAAAGGACACTTAAAATTTCATGGGCCTTTCCACGGCTGAGAATGGTCATTTCTCAGCTCTAATGATGCTAAACCCACCCCACCCTCCATTAACCAGGACAAACTACTTGCCTGCAAAGCTTTTTACCTTTTCAATTTTGAAAGACAGTGCTGTGCATCACTGGAATCACAAACTCAAAGCTCCAGAGGTAGGAAATCCAGAAAGTTTCAGACTGAGCCAGTTGGGACCTGATAAGTGAAGTATTGTACAGTTTTCTATGTTAGGCTCTAGGAAAGGGATATTGCACATAAGTCATATAGGATGTGGTGTTATGTAGTTATGCTGAGCTTCAGCAAAACCATTCTGTCccctttttttcaatttaatattaaaacctCTAAGAAATTTTATCAGAAAGTATAGGATGAGACTGTACTGAGATAATGAGGACTCCTGTTCGTGTTCGTATGTTAGTAAAATACTTTGCAGAAGATAAACTCAGATGCTCCTCCTGCAATGCTGAGCCAGCTAGTCCAGTTATAATATTGAACGTCTCATAGCTTTTTCCTAAATCATGTTCTCTCCTGTTTTTGAAGGTTCTGTACCAGTATCGTTGCTCAGGATGACAAAGGAAACATTTACCATGGTCGGAACCTGGATTATGACTTTGTGGATATATTAAGCAAGATTACAATCGATGTGCAGTTTATAAAAGGAGGGCAGGTGCGCTCTGTGGTTGACACAGCAGGGTGGTTGTCTGTGAAGGAACAGGGTATGGTCGTACAGCTGCCCGGGCAGTGGGATTTAATGCAGGAATGTGGTTCCCAGCCCCGGTTTCCTGGATTATTGGAGCACTGCAATCACTTCCTTTAGGCATGTGGGATGAATgctggttttctttgctttctgggcATCCTGTTTGTGGTGATAAACTGGAACAAAGAGAACAGAATAATTGAGTATCTTGGATCATTGTTTGGAAGGGGATGttgaaagaaggaaatgttGAGAtactacaaaataaaagaaatgctaGAGAATATTGGAAAACAAAGATCAGTTTTGGCAGGGACTGATTGTAAGGCTTTTTTCTAAGGCCCTGTTAGTTGTTGTGACTAATGTGTGTGTTCGAGAGGAAAAATTCTGAAACTGAACTAGTCACTAGTGCTGTTTTCTTAATATTCGTTAGTTGGTTTTGCAAATGGAGAGCTTATTATCCTTGTGTTGTTACTGCTTCTTGCTTGGCTACTCACCTCACTAACTTGAGCAAAGCCTTTGCAGCAGACAATGTTCATTAGCAAATGAACTGCATTGAATTTTGATCCTCAGAGTCTTTTTATAATTTACCTTGCAAGTTTCACTGTGCTTTAAGACAAAGCGTTTTATAGCAATTCATGTACAGAAGTCACAGGAAAAAGTACAGCATGCTGCTTCACACTGTTGCCTATGTTTTAAGAAATGCCGTGTTCCAGAATACTAAAATTCTGTGTATTTCCTGGTTTCAGATTGCGTATCAAGGCACCACGTTTCTTGGTTATGTAGGCTTATGGACTGGACAAAGTCCACACAAGTTCACAATCTCCGGTGACGAACGAggtaaaataaatcagttttccACGCATGTTATGTATGCTGCCTTTGTTGCCGGCTCTGGCCCTACTGGTATTCTCCTAGCAGGGAGTAATATGGTTAAAGATGCCAAGAAGGAGCTGAATTGTAAAACTTCTCTTGCCTTCAGGGAGTGAAAGCACACATGCTGCCAATTTTTGGCTGCTGCACAGGAGAGAGGTATCTGTTTGTCAGCACAGGGTCATCTGAGCTTGAAAGTTGAGTCAGTGTGGTCTGTTCAAGGGACGTAGTTGGGAGACGGCAAAGTAGGggttgaggggaaaaagaggcagTCGTGTATGGCAAATAAATGGCTGCTTTCCTGGTTCTCTGTCCCATCctctatattttatatttctctgTCCCTGTAAGGCAGCTTGAAAGAGAGGACAAGAATAGAAGTGTAAGACTGAGAGATCTagggaaaaagcagcagagcttGAAGGAATGCATGGAGGTActggaaaagcagctgaggaaagaTCCAGTAGCAGAGGGAAACTAAGAGGTGTCACT
The window above is part of the Phaenicophaeus curvirostris isolate KB17595 chromosome 4, BPBGC_Pcur_1.0, whole genome shotgun sequence genome. Proteins encoded here:
- the NAAA gene encoding N-acylethanolamine-hydrolyzing acid amidase isoform X1, producing the protein MGPRVPLLLLLLLCGAVAAAPPLCNVSLDSPAEQRWLPALSRFDPAFLRAAVARVIAERVPKWVHEVIRPIAAELEFFMPQPFAGEILGLCKALGISLGDGVLLNFAYESTAFCTSIVAQDDKGNIYHGRNLDYDFVDILSKITIDVQFIKGGQIAYQGTTFLGYVGLWTGQSPHKFTISGDERAGGRWWENAIAAFLNRNYPVSWLVRDTLSRAEDFQSAVLRLSGIPIIAEVYYIVGGVSPKEGMVITRNRRGPADLWPLDPLGGAWFRVETNYDHWTTPPPFDDRRTAAIKALNATGQQNINFDTLFKVLSVKPVLNNNTIYTTVMSAALPEKYQTWIRPVK
- the NAAA gene encoding N-acylethanolamine-hydrolyzing acid amidase isoform X2; translation: MGPRVPLLLLLLLCGAVAAAPPLCNVSLDSPAEQRWLPALSRFDPAFLRAAVARVIAERVPKWVHEVIRPIAAELEFFMPQPFAGEILGLCKALGISLGDGVLLNFAYESTAFCTSIVAQDDKGNIYHGRNLDYDFVDILSKITIDVQFIKGGQIAYQGTTFLGYVGLWTGQSPHKFTISGDERGGVSPKEGMVITRNRRGPADLWPLDPLGGAWFRVETNYDHWTTPPPFDDRRTAAIKALNATGQQNINFDTLFKVLSVKPVLNNNTIYTTVMSAALPEKYQTWIRPVK